A region of the Gemmatimonadaceae bacterium genome:
TTCTCGCCGCCGCGCGGGACGTTCTCGAGAAAGCCGTCAAGCCGGGAATCAGCACACTCGAGCTCGACCGGATCGCGGAGGATTTCATCCGCTCCAACCCCGGCGCGAAGCCGTCGTTCAAGGGGCTGTACGGGTTTCCCGGCAGCATCTGCACCTCGATCAACAACGAGATCGTGCACGGGATCCCGTCGAAGAAGCGCGTGCTGCGCGAGGGCGACATCGTGTCCATAGACATCGGCGTGCTGTTCGAGGGATTCCACACCGACTCGGCCACGACGGTCGCGGTGGGAGAGATACCGGCGGAGTCGGCGCGACTGCTCGACGCGACGCGGCGCGCGCTGGCGGCCGGCGTCGCCGCGGCCCGCTTCGGCAATCACATCGGCGACATCGGCGCGGCTGTGCAGAGCGTCGTCGAGAGCGAAGGTTTCTCAGTCGCGAAGGACCTCGTGGGACACGGCATCGGCGAGAGCTTCCACGAGGAGCCGCAGGTGCCGAACTTCGGCAAGCCGCAGCGCGGCACGCGGCTGGTGCCGGGACTCACGATCGCGATCGAGCCGATGGTGAACGCGGGCCGGGCGGACACGCGCACGATGCCGGACAAGTGGACGATCGTCACGGTGGACGGCTCGCGCTCGGCGCACTTCGAGCACACCGTCGCGATCACCGAGAACGGCCCGCGAGTGCTTACTGCGTCAGC
Encoded here:
- the map gene encoding type I methionyl aminopeptidase; its protein translation is MIQLKSVREIDRMAQGGAILAAARDVLEKAVKPGISTLELDRIAEDFIRSNPGAKPSFKGLYGFPGSICTSINNEIVHGIPSKKRVLREGDIVSIDIGVLFEGFHTDSATTVAVGEIPAESARLLDATRRALAAGVAAARFGNHIGDIGAAVQSVVESEGFSVAKDLVGHGIGESFHEEPQVPNFGKPQRGTRLVPGLTIAIEPMVNAGRADTRTMPDKWTIVTVDGSRSAHFEHTVAITENGPRVLTASASPRP